The following proteins come from a genomic window of Streptomyces liliiviolaceus:
- a CDS encoding carbohydrate ABC transporter permease produces the protein MTATTTAPVAAPSVDTQKRQPSGRIRAWATRAPLLPALIFMIAVTQLPFVATLVISFFDWNSLYPDARSFTGFGNYTEVLTDAALRKSVWVTILLTVSVVLASLVLGLGLALLLDRKFRGRGLVRTLLIAPFLVVPVAAALLWKHVLYNPEYGLLNGLLHYVGGPQPDWISNTPLLAIEASLVWQWTPFMMLILLAGLQSRDHQQIEAARVDGASNWQVFRYLTLPHLRRYLELGALLGSIYIVQNFDAVFTITSGGLGTANLPYTVYQTFYQAHENGLASAAGVLVVIGSIIIATFALRVVSSLFREEVSRA, from the coding sequence ATGACCGCGACAACGACAGCCCCCGTGGCCGCACCATCCGTAGACACGCAGAAGAGGCAGCCCTCCGGCCGCATCCGCGCCTGGGCGACCCGGGCCCCCCTCCTGCCCGCCCTGATCTTCATGATCGCCGTGACCCAGCTGCCGTTCGTGGCCACGCTGGTGATCTCCTTCTTCGACTGGAACTCCCTGTATCCGGACGCCCGCAGCTTCACGGGCTTCGGCAACTACACGGAGGTCCTCACCGACGCGGCCCTGCGCAAGTCGGTCTGGGTGACCATCCTGCTGACGGTCTCCGTCGTCCTGGCCAGCCTGGTCCTGGGCCTGGGCCTCGCCCTCCTCCTGGACCGCAAGTTCCGGGGCCGCGGCCTGGTCCGCACCCTGTTGATCGCACCCTTCCTGGTGGTGCCCGTAGCGGCCGCCCTGCTCTGGAAGCATGTGCTCTACAACCCTGAGTACGGCCTGCTCAATGGCTTGCTGCACTATGTGGGCGGCCCACAGCCCGACTGGATCTCCAACACCCCGCTGCTCGCCATCGAGGCGTCCCTCGTCTGGCAGTGGACGCCCTTCATGATGCTGATCCTGCTGGCGGGCCTGCAGAGCCGGGACCACCAGCAGATCGAGGCGGCCAGGGTCGACGGCGCGAGCAACTGGCAGGTCTTCCGCTACCTCACTCTGCCCCACCTGCGCCGCTACCTCGAACTGGGCGCCCTGCTCGGCTCGATCTACATCGTGCAGAACTTCGACGCGGTCTTCACGATCACGTCCGGCGGTCTGGGCACGGCGAACCTCCCCTACACCGTCTACCAGACCTTCTACCAGGCCCACGAGAACGGCCTCGCCTCCGCGGCCGGCGTCCTGGTCGTCATCGGCTCGATCATCATCGCGACCTTCGCGCTGCGCGTGGTCTCGTCCCTGTTCCGCGAGGAGGTGTCCCGCGCATGA
- a CDS encoding ABC transporter substrate-binding protein, translating into MRTQSRRRPRAMFAAAAAGTLLAPLLSGCWAGAGGAGSGGNSINVLMVNNPQMVELQKLTAAHFTKETGIKVNFTVLPENDVRDKISQDFANQAGQYDVATLSNYEIPIYAKNDWLREMDSYVAKDPGYDEQDVLKPMRQSLTAEDGKLYGQPFYGESSFLMYRKDVFAKKGLTMPDRPTWDEIADLAAKADGAESGMKGICLRGLPGWGEIMAPLTTVVNTFGGTWFDKDWKARLDSPEFEKATKFYVDLVRKHGESGAAQSGFAECLNNLTQGKVAMWYDATSAAGSLEAAKSPVKGKIGYAPAPVDKTESSGWLYTWAWGIQDASRNPDKAWKFVSWASSKEYEQLVGDEIGWSNVPAGKRASTYTNADYRKEAGAFQEMTKEAIEGARPTDPGVQPRPAPGIQFVGIPEFTDLGTKVSQEISAAIAGRQSVESALKKSQKLAEEIAEEYEGR; encoded by the coding sequence ATGCGAACCCAGAGCCGACGGAGGCCGCGCGCGATGTTCGCCGCGGCCGCCGCAGGGACGCTGCTCGCCCCGCTGCTCTCCGGTTGCTGGGCCGGAGCGGGCGGTGCGGGCTCCGGTGGCAACTCCATCAACGTCCTCATGGTCAACAACCCGCAGATGGTGGAGCTGCAGAAGCTCACCGCGGCCCACTTCACCAAGGAGACCGGCATCAAGGTGAACTTCACCGTGCTGCCGGAGAACGACGTCCGCGACAAGATCAGCCAGGACTTCGCCAACCAGGCCGGCCAGTACGACGTCGCGACGCTCTCCAACTACGAGATACCGATCTACGCCAAGAACGACTGGCTGCGCGAGATGGACTCGTACGTCGCCAAGGACCCGGGCTACGACGAGCAGGACGTCCTCAAGCCCATGCGCCAGTCCCTCACCGCGGAGGACGGCAAGCTCTACGGACAGCCCTTCTACGGCGAGTCGTCCTTCCTGATGTACCGCAAGGACGTGTTCGCGAAGAAGGGCCTGACGATGCCCGACCGTCCGACCTGGGACGAGATCGCCGACCTCGCCGCCAAGGCCGACGGCGCCGAGTCCGGCATGAAGGGCATCTGTCTGCGCGGCCTGCCCGGCTGGGGCGAGATCATGGCCCCGCTCACCACGGTCGTGAACACCTTCGGCGGCACCTGGTTCGACAAGGACTGGAAGGCACGGCTCGACTCCCCCGAGTTCGAGAAGGCGACCAAGTTCTACGTCGACCTCGTCCGCAAGCACGGCGAGTCCGGCGCGGCCCAGTCCGGCTTCGCCGAGTGCCTCAACAACCTGACCCAGGGCAAGGTCGCCATGTGGTACGACGCCACGTCCGCGGCCGGTTCCCTGGAGGCGGCGAAGTCCCCGGTCAAGGGCAAGATCGGTTACGCACCGGCGCCGGTCGACAAGACGGAGTCCTCCGGCTGGCTCTACACCTGGGCCTGGGGCATCCAGGACGCCTCCCGCAACCCCGACAAGGCGTGGAAGTTCGTCTCCTGGGCGTCCAGCAAGGAGTACGAGCAGCTGGTGGGCGACGAGATCGGCTGGTCCAACGTGCCGGCCGGCAAGCGCGCCTCGACGTACACCAACGCCGACTACCGCAAGGAGGCCGGCGCCTTCCAGGAGATGACCAAGGAAGCCATCGAGGGCGCCCGGCCCACCGATCCCGGCGTGCAGCCGCGGCCCGCGCCCGGCATCCAGTTCGTCGGCATCCCCGAGTTCACCGATCTCGGCACCAAGGTCTCGCAGGAGATCAGCGCGGCCATCGCCGGACGCCAGTCCGTCGAGTCGGCCCTGAAGAAGTCCCAGAAGCTGGCCGAGGAGATCGCCGAGGAGTACGAGGGACGATGA
- a CDS encoding DeoR/GlpR family DNA-binding transcription regulator produces the protein MSGMSAEERQRAIVKTARRTGAVDVNELAAELGVARETVRRDLRALEDHGLVRRTHGGAYPVESAGFETTLAFRATSHVPEKRRIAAAAAELLGDAETVFVDEGFTPQLIAESLPRDRPLTVVTASLATAGALAEADNKTVLLLGGRVRPGTLATVDHWTTKMLAGFVIDLAFIGANGISREHGLTTPDPAVSEVKSQAVRAARRTVFAGVHTKFGAVSFCRFAEISALEAIVTSTFLPTSEAHRYSMQGPQVIRV, from the coding sequence GTGTCGGGCATGAGCGCGGAAGAACGGCAGCGGGCGATCGTGAAGACCGCCCGACGCACGGGCGCCGTCGACGTGAACGAGCTCGCGGCCGAGCTGGGTGTCGCCAGGGAGACCGTGCGCCGCGATCTGCGCGCCCTGGAGGACCACGGCCTCGTCCGCCGCACCCACGGCGGCGCCTATCCCGTGGAGAGCGCCGGCTTCGAGACGACGCTCGCCTTCCGCGCCACCAGCCACGTACCCGAGAAGCGCCGGATCGCCGCCGCGGCGGCCGAGCTGCTCGGGGACGCGGAGACGGTCTTCGTCGACGAGGGCTTCACCCCCCAGCTCATCGCCGAGTCACTGCCCAGGGACCGACCGCTGACCGTGGTCACCGCGTCCCTGGCCACCGCGGGCGCGCTCGCCGAGGCCGACAACAAGACGGTGCTGCTGCTGGGCGGCCGGGTCAGGCCCGGCACGCTGGCCACCGTCGACCACTGGACGACGAAGATGCTCGCGGGCTTCGTCATCGACCTGGCGTTCATCGGCGCCAACGGCATCTCGCGCGAACACGGCCTCACCACCCCCGACCCGGCCGTCAGCGAGGTCAAGTCACAGGCCGTCCGGGCCGCGCGCCGCACGGTCTTCGCGGGCGTGCACACCAAGTTCGGCGCGGTCAGCTTCTGCCGCTTCGCGGAGATCAGCGCCCTGGAGGCGATCGTCACCAGCACGTTCCTCCCCACCTCCGAGGCCCACCGCTACTCGATGCAGGGCCCTCAGGTCATCCGAGTCTGA